A genomic stretch from Asterias rubens chromosome 7, eAstRub1.3, whole genome shotgun sequence includes:
- the LOC117292895 gene encoding serine/threonine-protein phosphatase 6 regulatory ankyrin repeat subunit C-like → MGSLSVSDLHSMTMRLRLWAGSNMETNNIAKGGLPTTFNHNWRSSDVAGVFNILNELDVFLDDQDEVTGQMEEKETVTVISNDGASVKPGDVLVKNNDVECSREVKPNPDEMWNTEYDQSYGKCSLDNDSGMGDETKQVHVDNTSFVTGACIECVDVDVDSALMNAVRNGHAPCLQCIINNFDKVSDLKEHLNFFREVTSNQGFPLLEAVERGHEGVVHLFLRFLKDCGCLNEVLRATDARGRMPVHLAAYHDRLGCLELVLACTPMEEAYWKDTQTLGTPLHHAAAGGAVRCLRRLLKVEDAEVLNQTGRTPVSLAAQAGSVGCLEELIDQAQVDPQRADHDGMTPVHYAALAGHLNCTHWLIRRARCSLSETRKKDGATAMHLAAGKGRCPILQWALNRELSFADELDVFGRTPVHYAAEEGHITALRTFSKFSRVHLDVKDFLGRTPSNLAERRGHSACIRFLDSCLQQRHPDGEGALLAKLTRSISSPGGLNKLNRRNSNRRSSRRKHISSVYLEEKSLTDTEAGPGRREPLATDGGATAGYRVSALVSQVGLMAIAPAVPEISLHRRIINTLFKKLRRQANIEEDFTVTM, encoded by the exons ATGGGATCATTATCAGTGTCTGATCTGCACTCCATGACCATGCGGCTTCGCCTGTGGGCTGGAAGCAACATGGAGACCAACAACATAGCAAAAGGTGGACTCCCCACTACTTTTAATCATAACTGGAGATCCTCTGATGTTGCTGGGGTGTTTAATATCCTCAATGAGTTGGATGTGTTTCTGGATGATCAAGATGAAGTCACCGGACAAATGGAAGAGAAGGAAACAGTTACAGTGATAAGTAATGATGGCGCATCAGTGAAACCCGGAGAtgttttggttaaaaacaatgatgtaGAGTGCAGTAGAGAGGTTAAACCGAACCCTGATGAAATGTGGAATACAGAGTACGACCAGAGTTACGGAAAGTGCTCATTAGATAATGACTCTGGGATGGgtgatgaaacaaaacaagtacATGTTGACAACACAAGCTTCGTGACCGGTGCGTGTATAGAATGCGTGGATGTGGACGTCGACTCAGCATTGATGAACGCTGTTCGGAACGGCCACGCACCATGTTTACAGTGCATCATCAATAACTTCGACAAGGTCAGTGACCTCAAGGAACACCTTAACTTCTTCCGGGAGGTCACCTCAAATCAGGGATTCCCTCTTCTGGAGGCGGTGGAGAGGGGACATGAAGGTGTGGTGCATTTATTTCTCAGGTTTCTTAAAGATTGTGGTTGCCTCAATGAGGTATTGCGAGCAACAGATGCTCGGGGCAGGATGCCAGTGCATCTCGCTGCTTACCATGATCGCCTTGGGTGCCTGGAGCTTGTATTAGCCTGTACGCCGATGGAGGAGGCATATTGGAAGGACACGCAGACACTGGGGACGCCTCTTCATCATGCTGCGGCAGGAGGTGCTGTGAGGTGTTTGAGGAGACTACTGAAGGTTGAGGATGCTGAGGTGCTAAACCAAACCGGTAGAACGCCAG TTTCGTTGGCCGCTCAGGCAGGTAGTGTTGGCTGTCTTGAAGAGCTTATTGATCAGGCCCAAGTCGACCCTCAACGTGCTGACCATGACGGCATGACCCCTGTACATTATGCTGCACTAGCAG GGCATTTGAATTGCACTCACTGGCTGATCCGACGGGCTAGATGTTCCCTGAGCGAGACCCGAAAGAAAGATGGTGCCACAGCAATGCATCTTGCAGCAGGGAAAG GCCGTTGTCCTATTCTACAGTGGGCGTTGAATCGAGAGCTTTCATTTGCCGATGAGTTGGACGTCTTTGGTCGCACGCCTGTACACTACGCCGCCGAAGAGGGCCACATCACGGCACTCAGAACGTTCTCAAAGTTTTCCAGGGTGCATCTGGACGTCAAAGATTTTCTTGGACGAACTCCTAG TAATCTAGCAGAAAGAAGGGGCCACAGTGCCTGCATACGTTTCCTCGACTCATGCCTCCAGCAGAGGCATCCTGACGGTGAGGGAGCTCTTCTTGCCAAGCTGACCAGATCTATATCAAGTCCCGGTGGGTTGAATAAGCTCAACAGAAGGAATTCCAATAGGAGGAGTTCCAGAAGGAAGCACATCTCGTCG GTGTATCTCGAGGAAAAATCTCTGACAGACACCGAGGCAGGTCCTGGGAGACGGGAGCCACTGGCAACAGACGGCGGGGCCACTGCCGGGTATCGCGTCTCTGCTCTGGTATCCCAAGTCGGCCTGATGGCCATCGCACCGGCCGTTCCGGAAATATCTCTCCACAGGCGGATTATTAATACTTTATTTAAGAAACTAAGACGTCAGGCGAATATTGAGGAAGACTTTACTGTGACGATGTGA
- the LOC117292473 gene encoding late histone H2B.L4-like, whose amino-acid sequence MTKASNRSVPGGEKKAIKAKAPSATMGGDKKMKRKKKRKESYNIYIYKVLKQVHPDTGISSRAISIMNSFVNDVFERIAGEASRLAHYNKRSTITSREVQTAVRLLLPGELAKHAVSEGTKAVTKYTTTSR is encoded by the exons ATGACTAAAGCATCCAACCGAAGCGTTCCTGGGGGCGAGAAGAAAGCCATTAAAGCCAAAGCGCCTTCTGCAACCATGGGTGGAGACAAGAAGATGAAGCGCAAGAAGAAGCGAAAGGAGAGCTACAACATCTACATCTACAAAGTCTTGAAGCAG gTCCACCCTGATACCGGCATCTCCAGCCGTGCCATCAGCATCATGAACAGCTTCGTCAACGATGTGTTTGAGCGAATTGCCGGGGAGGCCTCCCGCCTCGCCCACTACAACAAACGGTCCACCATCACCAGCCGTGAAGTCCAGACCGCAGTCCGTCTCCTCCTGCCCGGTGAGCTGGCCAAGCACGCCGTGAgtgagggcaccaaggccgtCACAAAGTACACCACTACCTCAAGATAG